From Thermus neutrinimicus, the proteins below share one genomic window:
- the radA gene encoding DNA repair protein RadA yields the protein MAKTSYTCVECGYRTPKPLGRCPSCGAWGSFQEVAPSPAPRGRKPDPETPSLVALSQVKEAEEKRFSSGLSEVDRVLGGGFVPGEVVLLGGEPGVGKSTLLLELAKRLEKRVYYLAGEESPAQIKLRARRLGVKELLLLKETRLEPLLTLLGREPPEVLFVDSIQTIEAGGSPGSLVAVREATHAFVRLAKEEGITTVLVGHVTKEGVVAGPKSMEHAVDATLYLETAGVYRVLRSAKNRFGPVGELGVFRMEEEGLKEVPNPSEAFLLERPLGVPGSAVALALAGERALALEVQALAAKTPFPAPRRVVQGLDPRRVDMALAVLERRLGLPLGALDIYVNLAGGLRVLDPGLDLAVALAVYSAVVGKALPPDLAMVGEVGLLGEVRSVMGLERRLREGERAGFSRILHPGNTKALKEAVERYLG from the coding sequence ATGGCCAAGACCTCCTATACCTGCGTGGAGTGCGGCTACCGAACCCCCAAGCCCCTGGGCCGTTGCCCCTCCTGCGGGGCCTGGGGAAGCTTTCAAGAGGTGGCCCCTTCCCCGGCCCCAAGGGGGAGGAAGCCGGACCCAGAAACCCCCTCCCTGGTGGCCTTGTCCCAGGTGAAGGAGGCCGAGGAGAAACGCTTCTCCTCGGGTCTTTCCGAGGTGGACCGGGTGCTGGGCGGGGGGTTCGTGCCGGGGGAGGTGGTCCTCCTGGGGGGCGAACCGGGGGTGGGCAAGAGCACCCTCCTCCTGGAACTGGCCAAGCGCCTGGAGAAACGGGTGTACTACCTGGCGGGGGAGGAATCCCCCGCCCAGATCAAGCTGAGGGCCAGAAGGCTGGGGGTAAAGGAGCTGCTTCTCCTCAAGGAAACCCGCCTGGAGCCCCTCCTAACCCTTTTGGGGAGGGAGCCGCCCGAGGTGCTCTTTGTGGATTCCATCCAGACCATTGAGGCCGGGGGAAGCCCGGGGAGCCTGGTGGCGGTGCGGGAGGCCACCCATGCCTTCGTACGCCTGGCCAAGGAGGAAGGCATCACCACGGTTTTGGTGGGCCACGTGACCAAGGAGGGGGTGGTGGCGGGGCCCAAGAGCATGGAGCATGCGGTGGACGCCACCCTTTACCTGGAAACCGCTGGGGTTTACCGGGTCCTAAGGAGCGCCAAGAACCGTTTCGGTCCGGTGGGGGAACTGGGGGTTTTCCGCATGGAGGAGGAGGGCCTTAAGGAGGTGCCAAACCCCTCCGAGGCCTTCCTCCTGGAAAGGCCTTTAGGGGTTCCGGGAAGCGCCGTGGCGCTGGCCCTGGCAGGGGAAAGGGCCTTGGCCCTCGAGGTCCAGGCCCTGGCCGCCAAAACCCCCTTCCCCGCCCCCAGGCGCGTGGTCCAGGGGTTGGACCCAAGGCGGGTGGACATGGCGCTGGCGGTTCTGGAAAGGCGGCTTGGCCTGCCCCTTGGAGCCTTAGACATCTACGTGAACCTGGCCGGGGGGTTAAGGGTGCTGGACCCCGGTCTGGACCTGGCCGTGGCGCTGGCGGTGTATTCTGCGGTGGTGGGCAAGGCCCTGCCCCCGGACCTGGCGATGGTGGGGGAGGTGGGCCTTCTGGGCGAGGTGCGGAGCGTGATGGGACTGGAAAGGCGGCTTAGGGAAGGGGAACGGGCGGGGTTTTCCCGCATCCTGCACCCGGGCAACACCAAGGCCCTCAAGGAAGCGGTGGAGCGGTATTTGGGATGA
- the sucD gene encoding succinate--CoA ligase subunit alpha, whose amino-acid sequence MILINRETRVLVQGITGREGQFHTQQMLDYGTRVVAGVTPGKGGTEVLGLPVYDTVKEAVAQHPIDASIIFVPAPAAADAALEAAYAGIPLIVLITEGIPTLDMVKAVAEIKALGSRLIGGNCPGIISAEESKIGIMPGHVFKRGRVGLISRSGTLTYEAAAALSQAGLGTTTTVGIGGDPVIGTTFKDLLPLFQEDPETEAVVLIGEIGGSDEEEAAAWIKENMKKPVVGFIGGRSAPKGKRMGHAGAIIMGNVGTPESKLKAFAEAGIPVADTIDEIVELVKKALG is encoded by the coding sequence GTGATCCTGATTAACCGCGAAACCCGCGTCCTGGTTCAGGGGATCACCGGCCGGGAGGGACAGTTTCACACCCAACAGATGTTGGACTACGGCACCCGGGTGGTGGCCGGGGTCACCCCGGGGAAGGGAGGAACCGAGGTCTTAGGCCTTCCCGTTTACGACACGGTTAAAGAGGCCGTGGCCCAGCACCCTATTGACGCCTCCATCATCTTCGTGCCGGCGCCGGCCGCGGCGGACGCGGCCCTCGAGGCGGCCTACGCCGGCATCCCCCTCATCGTCCTCATCACCGAGGGCATCCCCACCCTGGACATGGTGAAGGCGGTGGCGGAGATCAAGGCCCTGGGAAGCCGCCTCATCGGGGGCAACTGCCCGGGCATCATCAGCGCCGAGGAGAGCAAGATCGGCATCATGCCGGGCCACGTGTTCAAGCGGGGCAGGGTGGGGCTTATCAGCCGCTCCGGCACCCTCACCTACGAGGCCGCCGCCGCCCTCTCCCAGGCAGGACTGGGCACCACCACCACGGTGGGGATAGGGGGTGACCCGGTGATCGGCACCACCTTCAAGGACCTCCTCCCCCTCTTCCAAGAGGATCCTGAGACCGAGGCCGTGGTCCTCATCGGGGAGATCGGGGGGTCCGACGAGGAGGAGGCCGCGGCCTGGATCAAGGAGAACATGAAGAAGCCCGTGGTGGGCTTTATCGGCGGCCGTAGCGCCCCCAAGGGCAAGCGCATGGGCCACGCCGGGGCCATCATCATGGGAAACGTGGGCACCCCCGAGTCCAAGCTGAAGGCCTTCGCCGAAGCCGGCATCCCCGTGGCCGACACCATTGACGAGATCGTGGAGCTGGTGAAGAAGGCCTTGGGCTAA
- a CDS encoding ATP-dependent Clp protease ATP-binding subunit, translating into MNRYDDRARLVFHYAREEGSRLGHSMIGPEHLLLGLMREGGTAARILQEYGASLEAMRRMVEELVGRGEGSRTGEPPAITPRARRVMELASAEARNMGAPVIGTEHILLGIIREGDGIAYRILSHFAKDVDAIRWRILSMAEGREREKPVNTPFLDEYGRDLTKEAREGKLDPVIGRQEEINRVIQILARRTKNNPVLIGDPGVGKTAIVEGLAQAIVEGRVPPILKGARVVALDLAGVVAGTKYRGEFEERLRQIIEELKNAKVIAFIDELHTLIGAGGAEGTLDAANILKPALARGEIQVIGATTTGEYHRYIEKDAALERRFQPVIVLEPSPEETLEILKGLRPRYEAHHGVIIPDEILDLAVRIGIRSLPGRNFPDKAIDLIDEAASRVRLNASLGLPVAEEEDGTPMVTREDIEAVVDSWGGIYVDDKDDEKLMRLEEELRKRVVGQEEAIRALASALRRARVGLGGRTRVAASFLFVGQSGVGKTQLAKALAEVLFGSERALIRFDMSEFQEPHSISKLIGAPPGYVGYEQGGRLTEAVRRQPFSVVLLDEIEKAHPDVYNTFLQVLDEGRLTDGMGRTVDFRRVILIMTSNTGYNVGPAIGFTSKEVDTESPLKALFTPEFLDRLDEVIRFRPLTEEELVQVARMMLEEIQKELQSRDITVRFAPEVARFVVEQAPKTGSARAIRSIIRERIEDPLSLALLKKPTGHLYVNVEEGHLAFHEVEGEELLV; encoded by the coding sequence ATGAACAGGTACGACGATCGCGCCAGGCTGGTTTTCCACTACGCAAGGGAGGAGGGGAGCCGCTTAGGCCACTCCATGATCGGCCCAGAGCACCTCCTCCTGGGCCTGATGCGCGAGGGGGGTACGGCGGCCCGCATCCTCCAGGAGTACGGGGCGAGCCTCGAGGCCATGCGCCGCATGGTGGAGGAGCTGGTGGGCCGCGGCGAGGGGAGCCGCACCGGAGAACCCCCTGCCATTACGCCCAGGGCCAGGCGGGTCATGGAGCTGGCCAGCGCCGAGGCCCGCAACATGGGGGCCCCGGTGATCGGCACCGAGCACATCCTCCTGGGCATCATCCGAGAGGGTGACGGGATCGCCTACCGCATCCTCTCCCACTTCGCCAAGGATGTGGACGCCATCCGCTGGCGCATCCTCTCCATGGCGGAGGGCCGGGAACGGGAAAAGCCGGTGAACACCCCCTTCCTGGATGAGTACGGCCGCGACCTCACCAAGGAAGCCCGGGAGGGCAAGCTGGACCCCGTGATCGGCCGGCAGGAGGAGATCAACCGGGTGATCCAGATCCTGGCCCGGCGCACCAAGAATAACCCCGTCCTCATCGGGGATCCTGGGGTGGGCAAGACCGCCATCGTGGAGGGGCTGGCCCAGGCCATCGTGGAGGGCCGGGTGCCCCCCATCCTCAAGGGTGCCCGGGTGGTGGCCCTGGACCTGGCGGGGGTGGTGGCGGGCACCAAGTACCGGGGGGAGTTTGAGGAGCGCCTCCGCCAGATCATCGAGGAGCTCAAAAACGCCAAGGTCATCGCCTTCATCGACGAGCTCCACACCCTGATCGGGGCCGGTGGGGCCGAGGGCACCCTGGACGCCGCCAACATCCTGAAACCCGCCCTGGCCCGGGGGGAGATCCAGGTGATCGGGGCCACCACCACCGGGGAGTACCACCGCTACATCGAAAAGGACGCTGCCCTAGAAAGGCGCTTCCAGCCGGTGATCGTCCTGGAGCCTTCCCCGGAGGAAACCCTGGAGATCCTGAAGGGCCTCCGTCCCCGCTACGAGGCCCACCACGGGGTCATCATCCCCGACGAGATCCTGGACCTTGCGGTGAGGATCGGGATCCGTTCCCTCCCTGGCCGCAACTTCCCCGACAAGGCCATCGACCTGATTGACGAGGCGGCGAGCCGGGTTCGCCTGAACGCCTCCCTGGGCCTCCCCGTGGCCGAGGAGGAGGACGGGACCCCCATGGTAACCCGGGAGGACATCGAGGCGGTGGTGGACTCCTGGGGCGGGATCTACGTGGACGACAAGGACGACGAGAAGCTCATGCGCCTCGAGGAGGAGCTAAGGAAGCGGGTAGTGGGCCAGGAGGAGGCCATCCGCGCCCTGGCCAGCGCCTTGAGGAGGGCCCGGGTGGGCCTGGGGGGCCGGACCCGGGTGGCGGCCAGCTTCCTCTTCGTGGGGCAAAGCGGCGTGGGCAAGACCCAGCTGGCCAAGGCCCTGGCGGAGGTGCTCTTCGGTTCGGAGCGGGCCCTCATCCGCTTTGACATGTCCGAGTTCCAGGAGCCCCATTCCATCTCCAAGCTGATCGGGGCCCCTCCCGGCTACGTGGGCTACGAGCAAGGGGGCCGGCTCACGGAGGCGGTGCGCCGCCAGCCCTTCAGCGTGGTGCTCCTGGACGAGATCGAGAAGGCCCACCCCGACGTGTACAACACCTTCCTGCAGGTGCTGGACGAGGGCCGCCTCACGGACGGGATGGGGCGCACCGTGGACTTCCGCCGGGTGATCCTCATCATGACCTCCAACACCGGCTATAACGTGGGCCCGGCCATCGGCTTCACCAGCAAGGAGGTGGACACCGAGTCCCCCCTCAAGGCCCTCTTCACCCCCGAGTTCCTGGACCGGCTGGACGAGGTAATCCGCTTCCGCCCCCTCACCGAGGAGGAGCTGGTCCAGGTGGCCCGGATGATGCTGGAGGAGATCCAGAAGGAGCTCCAGTCCCGGGACATCACCGTGCGCTTCGCCCCCGAGGTGGCCCGCTTCGTGGTGGAACAGGCCCCCAAGACAGGAAGCGCCCGGGCCATTCGGAGCATCATCCGCGAGCGCATCGAGGACCCCCTTTCCCTGGCCCTCCTCAAAAAGCCCACCGGCCACCTCTACGTGAACGTGGAGGAAGGGCACCTGGCCTTCCACGAGGTGGAGGGCGAGGAGCTTTTGGTCTAG
- a CDS encoding PIN/TRAM domain-containing protein, with protein sequence MSSPLLFYLLFALLGYQLAVGLENLGLLPRSAGLLSLNRLYLTLAGFLTGVLLAPRLEALLEKRLQRLRELPPEVPVALTLGATLGLLFTVLLTSLLSQIPGFSPYHSLFLALFLVGLFAYLALGYKDYLRLPQTPHRPQGGKVLDTSVLVDGRVAEVAATGFLEGPLYVPHFVLKELQHFADSPDPLRRAKGRRGLETLERLKEVAHLEVLEDTPKGESVDEKLLFLARDLGAALVSNDLALLQMARIYGVKALSVQALAQALRPQLKVGDTLRLLILKEGKEPHQGVGYLEDGSMVVVDGGIRYRGQEVEVVITQAIQTQVGRLFFAQPAAEAQS encoded by the coding sequence ATGAGTTCCCCACTTCTTTTTTATCTGCTCTTCGCCCTTTTGGGCTACCAGCTGGCGGTGGGCCTGGAGAACCTGGGGCTTCTTCCCCGGTCGGCGGGCCTCCTTTCCCTGAACCGCCTTTACCTGACCCTGGCGGGCTTCCTCACCGGGGTTCTTTTGGCACCCCGCCTCGAGGCCCTCCTGGAAAAACGCCTGCAACGGTTGCGGGAGCTTCCCCCGGAGGTGCCCGTGGCCCTGACCCTAGGGGCCACCCTGGGCCTCCTCTTTACCGTTCTCCTCACCAGCCTCCTTTCGCAAATCCCCGGGTTTTCCCCTTACCATAGCCTCTTCTTAGCCCTTTTCCTGGTGGGGCTTTTCGCCTATCTGGCCTTGGGCTACAAGGACTATCTGCGCCTTCCCCAAACCCCCCACCGCCCCCAAGGGGGCAAGGTGCTGGACACCAGCGTCCTGGTGGACGGAAGGGTAGCGGAGGTGGCGGCCACGGGTTTCCTGGAAGGCCCGCTTTACGTACCCCACTTTGTGCTGAAGGAACTCCAGCACTTCGCCGACAGCCCCGACCCCCTCAGGCGGGCCAAGGGGAGGCGGGGGCTGGAGACCCTGGAAAGGCTTAAGGAGGTAGCCCACCTGGAGGTGCTGGAGGACACCCCCAAGGGGGAAAGCGTGGACGAAAAGCTCCTCTTCCTGGCCCGGGACCTGGGTGCTGCCCTGGTGAGCAACGACCTCGCCCTTCTGCAGATGGCCAGGATCTACGGGGTCAAGGCCCTTTCCGTCCAGGCCCTGGCCCAGGCCCTCCGCCCCCAGCTCAAGGTGGGGGATACCCTTAGGCTCCTCATCCTCAAGGAGGGCAAGGAGCCCCACCAGGGGGTGGGCTACCTGGAGGATGGCTCCATGGTGGTGGTGGATGGGGGGATCCGCTACCGGGGGCAGGAGGTGGAGGTGGTCATCACCCAGGCCATCCAGACCCAGGTGGGCCGCCTCTTCTTCGCCCAGCCTGCCGCGGAGGCCCAAAGCTAA
- a CDS encoding DUF3234 domain-containing protein has product MELSGPWYILEGEPGEHLVLEVLGQRLSGIWTTEALAQAFLARHPELGMRVSALETRSLKEAFLRALGMLQVDGILVDYEPGAHRARMARVEALLEEVRHA; this is encoded by the coding sequence ATGGAGCTCTCGGGGCCCTGGTACATCCTGGAGGGGGAGCCTGGGGAGCATTTGGTTCTGGAGGTGCTGGGCCAGAGGCTTTCCGGCATCTGGACCACCGAGGCCTTGGCCCAGGCCTTCCTGGCCCGCCATCCGGAGCTGGGGATGCGGGTGAGCGCCCTGGAGACCCGTTCCCTAAAGGAGGCCTTCCTCAGGGCCCTGGGGATGCTCCAGGTGGATGGGATCCTGGTGGATTACGAACCCGGGGCCCACCGGGCGCGGATGGCCCGGGTGGAGGCGCTTTTGGAGGAGGTTCGGCATGCGTAG
- a CDS encoding aspartate-semialdehyde dehydrogenase, translating to MRVAVVGATGAVGQEILKVLEARNFPLTELRLYASPRSLGKAMSFRGEAISVEPLPEGPLPVDLVLASAGGSLSKALAPVWAQGGALVIDNSSAWRYEPQVPLVVPEVNRERIFQHQGIIANPNCTTAILAMALWPLHRAFRAKRVIVATYQAASGAGAKGMEELLRETHRSLHGEAPVAEVFAHPLPFNVIPHIDAFQENGYTREEMKVVWETHKIFGDNSIRIGATAVRVPTLRAHAEAVSVEFERPVTPEAAREVLAQAPGVEVVDEPQAKRYPMPLTASGKWDVEVGRIRKSLAFDNGLDFFVVGDQLLKGAALNAVQIAEEWLKGP from the coding sequence ATGAGGGTAGCCGTGGTGGGGGCCACGGGGGCCGTGGGGCAGGAGATCCTGAAGGTCCTCGAGGCCCGGAACTTTCCCCTAACCGAGCTAAGGCTCTACGCTTCCCCCCGCTCCTTGGGCAAGGCCATGTCCTTCCGGGGGGAGGCCATCTCGGTGGAACCCCTTCCCGAGGGGCCATTGCCCGTGGACCTGGTGCTGGCCAGCGCCGGGGGGTCCCTCTCCAAGGCCCTGGCCCCTGTTTGGGCCCAAGGGGGGGCCTTGGTGATCGATAACTCCAGCGCCTGGCGCTACGAGCCCCAGGTGCCCCTGGTGGTGCCGGAGGTGAACCGGGAAAGGATCTTCCAGCACCAGGGCATCATCGCTAACCCTAACTGCACCACGGCCATCCTGGCCATGGCCCTTTGGCCCCTGCACCGGGCGTTTCGGGCCAAGCGGGTCATCGTGGCCACCTACCAGGCGGCCAGCGGGGCTGGGGCCAAGGGTATGGAGGAGCTCCTCCGGGAAACCCACCGCTCCTTGCATGGGGAAGCCCCTGTGGCCGAGGTCTTCGCCCACCCCCTGCCCTTCAACGTCATCCCCCACATCGACGCCTTCCAGGAAAACGGCTACACCCGCGAGGAGATGAAGGTGGTGTGGGAAACCCACAAGATCTTCGGGGACAACTCCATCCGCATTGGCGCCACCGCGGTGCGGGTCCCCACCTTAAGGGCCCATGCCGAGGCGGTGAGCGTGGAGTTTGAAAGGCCCGTCACCCCGGAGGCGGCCCGGGAGGTGCTGGCCCAGGCCCCCGGGGTGGAGGTGGTGGACGAGCCCCAGGCCAAGCGCTACCCCATGCCCCTCACGGCCAGCGGCAAGTGGGACGTGGAGGTGGGCAGGATCCGCAAGAGCCTGGCCTTTGACAACGGCCTGGACTTTTTCGTGGTGGGGGATCAGCTCCTAAAGGGAGCCGCCCTGAACGCCGTGCAGATCGCTGAGGAGTGGCTTAAGGGGCCTTAA
- the sucC gene encoding ADP-forming succinate--CoA ligase subunit beta translates to MNLHEYQAKEILARYGVPVPPGKVAYTPDEAKRIAEELGKRVVIKAQVHVGGRGKAGGVKLADTPQEAYEKAQAILGMNIKGLTVKKVLVAEAVDIAKEYYAGLILDRSQKRVVLMLSKEGGVDIEEVAAERPEAIHKFWIDPHKGFRAFEAREMVKRAGLEGNLNRLAQVLVALYQAYEGVDASIAEINPLVVTTDGQIIAADAKIVLDDNALFRHPELMELREIEAEHPLEVEASNYGFAYVKLQGNIGVIGNGAGLVMYTLDLVNRVGGRPANFLDIGGGAKAEVVYNALKVVLKDPDVKGVFINIFGGITRADEVAKGVIRALEEGLLTKPVVMRVAGTAEEEAKRLLEGKPIYMYPTSMEAAKAIVAMVGGAA, encoded by the coding sequence TTGAACCTGCACGAGTATCAAGCCAAGGAGATCCTGGCCCGTTATGGGGTACCGGTGCCCCCCGGCAAGGTGGCCTACACCCCCGACGAGGCCAAAAGGATCGCGGAGGAGCTGGGCAAGCGGGTGGTGATCAAGGCCCAGGTGCACGTGGGCGGGAGAGGCAAGGCCGGGGGGGTGAAGCTGGCGGACACCCCCCAGGAAGCCTACGAAAAGGCCCAAGCCATCCTGGGGATGAACATCAAGGGCCTCACGGTGAAGAAGGTCCTGGTGGCCGAGGCGGTGGACATCGCCAAGGAGTACTACGCTGGCCTCATCCTGGACCGCTCCCAAAAGCGGGTGGTCCTCATGCTCTCCAAGGAAGGGGGGGTGGACATCGAGGAGGTGGCGGCGGAACGCCCCGAGGCCATCCACAAGTTCTGGATTGACCCCCATAAGGGCTTCCGGGCCTTTGAGGCCCGGGAGATGGTGAAGCGGGCGGGCCTCGAGGGCAACCTCAACAGGCTGGCCCAGGTGCTGGTGGCCCTCTACCAAGCCTACGAGGGGGTGGACGCCTCCATCGCCGAGATCAACCCCCTGGTGGTCACCACCGACGGCCAGATCATAGCCGCCGACGCCAAGATCGTCCTGGACGACAATGCCCTCTTCCGGCACCCCGAGCTGATGGAGCTACGGGAGATCGAGGCCGAGCACCCCCTGGAGGTGGAGGCCAGCAACTACGGCTTCGCCTACGTGAAGCTTCAGGGGAACATCGGCGTCATCGGCAACGGGGCCGGCCTGGTCATGTACACCCTGGACCTGGTGAACCGGGTGGGCGGCAGGCCCGCCAACTTCCTGGACATCGGGGGCGGGGCCAAGGCGGAGGTGGTCTACAACGCCCTCAAGGTGGTCCTCAAGGACCCCGACGTGAAGGGGGTGTTCATCAACATCTTCGGTGGCATCACCCGCGCGGACGAGGTGGCCAAGGGGGTGATCCGGGCCCTGGAGGAGGGGCTTCTCACCAAGCCCGTGGTCATGCGGGTGGCGGGAACCGCCGAGGAGGAGGCCAAGAGGCTTCTGGAGGGCAAGCCCATCTACATGTACCCCACGTCCATGGAAGCGGCCAAGGCCATCGTGGCCATGGTGGGAGGTGCGGCGTGA
- a CDS encoding TlyA family RNA methyltransferase: MRLDRYLVEQGLAESREKAQRLIQSGQVKVAGQVVTKPAHRVPQGAQVEVLSPERYVGRGAYKLLGALEAFPIEVRDKVAADIGASAGGFTQVLLERGARRVYAVDVGRDQLHPRLREDSRVVSLEGQDARTLVLPEPVDLVAMDVSFISSTLLLPKVRELLRPGGEALVLVKPQFELGPGVHKGVVREEIQRQRALARVREKARELGFQVLGERESPLPGKEGNREFWLWLKAP, from the coding sequence GTGAGGCTGGACCGCTACCTGGTGGAACAGGGCCTGGCGGAAAGCCGGGAGAAGGCCCAACGGCTCATCCAATCCGGCCAGGTGAAGGTGGCCGGGCAGGTGGTGACCAAGCCCGCCCACAGGGTGCCCCAAGGGGCCCAGGTGGAGGTCCTCTCCCCGGAGCGGTACGTGGGCCGGGGGGCCTACAAGCTCCTGGGGGCCCTCGAGGCCTTCCCCATCGAGGTGAGGGACAAGGTGGCCGCGGACATCGGGGCCAGCGCCGGGGGGTTCACACAGGTGCTCCTGGAAAGGGGGGCCCGGCGGGTCTATGCGGTGGACGTGGGCAGGGATCAGCTCCACCCCCGCCTAAGGGAGGATTCCCGGGTGGTGAGCCTGGAAGGCCAAGACGCCCGCACCCTGGTCCTTCCCGAACCCGTGGACCTGGTGGCCATGGACGTGTCCTTCATCTCCTCCACCCTGCTTTTGCCCAAGGTGAGGGAACTCCTTAGGCCGGGAGGCGAGGCCCTCGTCCTGGTCAAGCCCCAGTTTGAGCTGGGCCCTGGGGTGCACAAGGGGGTGGTGCGGGAGGAGATCCAGCGGCAAAGGGCCCTGGCCCGGGTGCGGGAGAAGGCCCGGGAGCTGGGCTTTCAGGTTCTGGGGGAAAGGGAAAGCCCCTTGCCGGGGAAGGAGGGAAACCGGGAGTTTTGGCTTTGGCTTAAGGCCCCTTAA
- a CDS encoding glycine--tRNA ligase: MPATSLDELVALCKRRGFIFQGSEIYGGLQGTYDYGPLGVELKNNLKQAWWRRNVYERDDMEGLDASVLTHRLVLYYSGHEATFADPMVDNRISKKRYRLDHLLKEQPEEVLGRLYRAMEVEEGNLHGLVQAMMQAPERAGGAMTAAGVLDPATSEPGDWTPPRYFNMMFKTHVGPVEDEASLAYLRPETAQGIFVNFKNVLDSTSRKLPFGIAQIGKAFRNEITPRNFIFRVREFEQMEIEYFVRPGEDEYWHRYWVEERLRWWQEMGLSRENLVPYQQPPEELAHYAKATVDILYRFPHGLEELEGIANRTDFDLGSHTKDQEELGITARVLRNEHSIARLAYRDPDTGKWFVPYVIEPSAGVDRGVLALLAEAFTREELPHGEERIVLKLKPQLAPIKAAVIPLVKNRPEITEYAKGLKARLQALGLGRILYEDTGNIGKAYRRHDEVGTPFAITVDYDTIGQSKDGTTRWKDTVTVRDRDTMEQIRLHVDELEGFLREKLRW, translated from the coding sequence ATGCCGGCGACTAGCCTTGACGAACTGGTGGCGCTTTGCAAACGGAGGGGGTTCATCTTCCAGGGTTCCGAGATCTACGGGGGCCTCCAGGGGACCTACGACTACGGTCCTTTGGGGGTGGAGCTCAAGAACAACCTGAAGCAGGCCTGGTGGCGAAGGAATGTCTACGAGCGGGACGACATGGAGGGGTTGGATGCCAGCGTCCTCACCCACCGCTTGGTCCTGTACTATTCCGGGCACGAGGCCACCTTCGCGGATCCCATGGTGGATAACCGCATCAGCAAGAAGCGCTACCGCTTGGACCACCTCCTCAAGGAACAGCCCGAGGAGGTGCTGGGGAGGCTTTACCGGGCCATGGAGGTGGAGGAGGGTAACCTCCACGGCCTGGTCCAGGCCATGATGCAGGCCCCGGAGAGGGCCGGGGGGGCCATGACCGCCGCCGGGGTGTTGGACCCTGCCACCTCGGAGCCTGGGGACTGGACCCCACCCCGTTACTTCAACATGATGTTCAAGACCCACGTGGGCCCGGTGGAGGACGAGGCCTCCTTGGCCTACCTGCGCCCGGAGACCGCCCAGGGCATCTTCGTGAACTTCAAGAACGTCCTGGACAGCACGAGCCGGAAGCTTCCCTTCGGGATCGCCCAGATCGGCAAGGCCTTCCGCAACGAGATCACCCCCCGGAACTTCATCTTCCGGGTGCGGGAGTTTGAGCAGATGGAGATCGAGTACTTCGTCCGCCCGGGGGAGGACGAGTACTGGCACCGCTACTGGGTGGAGGAAAGGCTTCGGTGGTGGCAGGAGATGGGCCTAAGCCGGGAGAACCTGGTGCCCTACCAGCAGCCCCCCGAGGAGCTGGCCCACTACGCCAAGGCCACGGTGGACATCCTCTACCGCTTCCCCCATGGCCTCGAGGAGCTGGAGGGGATCGCCAACCGCACGGACTTTGACCTGGGAAGCCACACCAAGGACCAGGAGGAGCTTGGCATCACCGCCCGGGTGCTTAGGAACGAGCACTCCATTGCCCGCCTAGCCTACCGCGATCCCGACACCGGCAAGTGGTTTGTCCCCTACGTGATCGAGCCCTCTGCCGGGGTGGACCGGGGGGTCTTGGCCCTCTTGGCGGAGGCCTTCACCCGGGAGGAGCTTCCCCATGGGGAGGAGCGCATTGTCCTAAAGCTAAAGCCCCAGCTTGCCCCCATCAAGGCGGCGGTCATCCCCCTGGTTAAGAACCGCCCGGAGATCACCGAGTACGCCAAAGGCCTTAAGGCCAGGCTCCAGGCCCTGGGCTTGGGCCGGATCCTCTACGAGGACACCGGCAACATCGGCAAAGCCTACCGCCGCCACGACGAGGTGGGGACTCCCTTCGCCATCACCGTGGACTACGACACCATCGGGCAGAGCAAGGATGGGACCACCAGGTGGAAGGATACGGTCACCGTGCGGGACCGGGACACCATGGAGCAGATCCGGCTTCACGTGGACGAGCTGGAGGGGTTTTTGCGGGAAAAGCTCAGGTGGTAG